One region of Oryza sativa Japonica Group chromosome 5, ASM3414082v1 genomic DNA includes:
- the LOC4337876 gene encoding E3 ubiquitin-protein ligase UPL6 isoform X2 — MFFSGDPTARKRVDLGGRSSKERDRQVLLEQTREERRRRLGLRLQNSSATKIQKCFRGKRDLELARSEVRGNFCSTFGEHCQRVDWSSFGANSDFLRQFLFFFNAKKDSDIAILCQVCNLLLYYVKHGDVLRLFGGTNYSSLEPLVIHRVKKLALICVQTVHQKRHDWGSQLLMPPESTPKPCGSLLETAACLINPKLAWNCKVVGYLQRKKIYCLFRGIIISIPQTARNLEHNNNTSALEQVLMLIASHIGDDPCCCPVVDPRWSFSSQLLSIPFLWHRLSHFKKVFSANGLSKYYIHQIACFLPSCADVLPNDISSNHPGYACVLANVLEAATWILSEPKFASETAADIIAVCTSLLDALPTITSPTGRADDDDDTPMDDVINGLDADLEKQITAAIDSRLLQHLVNALFRGTISTDYSYPTGPSDIEVEAVGSICAFLHVTFNTLPAERIMTGLAYRTEIVPALWNFIKRCNENQSWPQFSKFVSSPPADAVGWLLPVSVFCPIYKHMLKIIDNGEFYEQEKPLSLKDLKSLVLILKKALWELLWVIPSHASPAKKVLPNPSGFKKLSIENVKIGARIGLSELLAQLQDWNNRLPFTSSNDFYSQQATSENFVSQALLGNTRASEIIKLAPFLAPFTSRVKIFTSQLANSRQSTTSHSALTRHRFKIRRNRLLEDAFDQLSMLSEEDLKGPIRVVFVNEHGVEEAGIDGGGIFKDFMENITRAAFDVQYGLFKETADHLLYPNPGSGLVHEQHLQYFHFLGSLLGKAIYEGILVDLPFATFFLSKLKHKYNFLNDLPSLDPELYRHLLSLKHYDGDISQLELYFVIVNNEYGEQSEEELLPGGRDMRVTSENVITYIHLVANHRLNYQIRAQSTHFLRGFQQLIPNEWINMFNEHEFQVLISGSLESLDIDDLRSNTNYSGGYHPDHELIDIFWEVLKSFSSHNQKKFLKFVTGCSRGPLLGFQYLEPKFCIQRAGVPGMEEEDEDRLPTSATCMNLLKLPPYRNKTQLESKLLYAINAEAGFDLS; from the exons ATGTTCTTCTCCGGTGACCCGACGGCGAGGAAGCGGGTGGACCTCGGCGGGCGGAGCAGCAAGGAGCGGGACCGGCAGGTGCTGCTCGAGCAGacgcgggaggagcggcggcggcggctgggcctGCGCCTGCAGAACAGCTCCGCCACGAAGATCCAG AAATGCTTCAGAGGGAAGAGAGATTTGGAATTGGCACGTTCGGAAGTTCGAGGGAACTTTTGCTCTACTTTTGGGGAGCACTGCCAGAGGGTTGATTG GAGCAGTTTCGGTGCTAATTCTGATTTCCTTCGTCAATTCCTGTTCTTCTTCAATGCAAAGAAAGACAGTGATATTGCTATACTCTGTCAAGTCTGCAATTTGCTGTTATATTATGTCAAACATGGTG ATGTTCTAAGACTCTTTGGTGGTACAAATTACTCCTCACTGGAACCTCTTGTGATTCACAGGGTTAAAAAACTTGCACTCATTTGTGTGCAAACTGTACATCAGAAAAG GCATGATTGGGGCAGTCAGCTTTTGATGCCGCCAGAAAGCACACCAAAGCCTTGTGGTTCATTACTCGAAACTGCCGCTTGCTTGATAAATCCTAAGCTTGCATGGAACTGCAAGGTAGTTGGGTATCTTCAGCGGAAGAAGATCTATTGCTTATTTAGGGGGATTATTATATCCATACCG CAAACTGCAAGAAATTTGGAGCATAATAACAATACATCTGCTCTGGAGCAAGTTCTTATGCTTATTGCTTCACATATTGGCGATGATCCGTGTTGTTGTCCAGTAGTGGATCCAAGATGGAGTTTCTCCTCTCAGCTTCTATCGATTCCTTTCCTCTGGCATCGTTTATCACACTTCAAGAAG GTTTTCTCAGCTAATGGACTCAGCAAATATTATATCCATCAGATAGCTTGCTTTTTGCCTAGCTGCGCTGATGTTCTTCCAAATGATATATCATCTAATCATCCAGGTTATGCATGTGTTCTTGCAAATGTTCTTGAAGCTGCAACCTGGATTTTGTCCGAGCCAAAGTTTGCTTCTGAAACA GCGGCTGACATCATTGCAGTCTGTACATCACTGCTGGACGCGTTGCCAACCATTACATCACCTACCGGAA GGGCagatgacgacgatgacacACCCATGGATGATGTCATTAATGGTCTTGATGCTGATTTGGAAAAACAAATTACTGCAGCAATTGATTCAAGGTTGCTTCAACATTTG GTGAATGCTCTGTTCAGAGGCACAATTAGTACAGACTATTCTTATCCAACTGGACCGTCAGATATTGAGGTGGAAGCTGTAGGATCTATATGTGCTTTTCTTCATGTCACATTCAACACATTGCCTGCAGAGCGGATTATGACTGGCCTGGCCTACCGGACTGAAATAGTTCCTGCACTATGGAACTTCATAAAGCGATGTAATGAGAACCAAAGCTGGCCACAATTTTCCAAGTTTGTCTCTTCTCCGCCTGCAGATGCCGTGGGTTGGCTCCTACCTGTATCTGTATTCTGTCCCATATACAA GCACATGTTGAAGATAATTGATAACGGGGAATTCTATGAACAAGAGAAACCTTTGTCACTTAAAGATTTGAAGTCCTTGGTTTTAATTCTAAAGAAG GCTTTATGGGAACTTCTATGGGTTATTCCTTCACATGCCTCTCCTGCTAAGAAAGTGCTACCCAACCCTTCTGGATTTAAGAAGTTGTCAATTGAGAATGTCAAGATTGGGGCAAGGATTGGGTTATCTGAACTACTTGCACAG TTGCAAGACTGGAATAACAGGCTCCCATTTACTTCTTCCAATGATTTCTATTCACAACAAGCAACTAGTGAAAATTTTGTCTCTCAG GCTCTTCTTGGCAATACTCGAGCATCTGAAATTATAAAGCTGGCTCCCTTTTTAGCACCTTTTACCAGCAGAGTTAAAATATTCACT TCACAATTGGCAAATTCTAGACAATCGACAACATCCCATTCTGCTTTGACAAGACACCGGTTCAAAATAAGAAGAAATCGACTTCTGGAAGACGCTTTTGATCAGCTAAGCATGCTTTCTGAAGAAGACCTTAAAGGACCA ATTCGAGTGGTGTTTGTTAATGAGCATGGTGTTGAAGAGGCTGGGATTGACGGAGGTGGAATTTTCAAGGATTTCATGGAAAATATCACTCGAGCCGCTTTTGATGTGCAGTACGGTTTATTCAAG GAGACAGCCGATCATCTTCTCTACCCAAATCCTGGATCTGGATTGGTCCATGAACAGCATCTGCAATACTTCCATTTTCTTGGCAGTCTCCTTGGGAAG GCAATCTATGAGGGCATACTTGTTGATCTGCCATTTGCAACATTCTTCTTGAGTAAACTAAAACACAA GTACAACTTCTTAAATGATCTGCCTTCATTGGATCCAGAATTGTATCGTCATCTTCTGTCTTTAAAG CATTATGATGGTGATATCTCGCAATTGGAGTTATACTTTGTTATTGTGAATAACGAATATGGTGAACAATCTGAAGAAGAACTGCTCCCAGGTGGGAGAGATATGCGTGTAACTAGTGAAAATGTTATTACTTATATCCATCTTGTCGCCAACCATCGGTTGAACTATCAG ATCCGCGCCCAAAGCACACATTTTTTGAGAGGCTTTCAACAACTAATACCGAATGAATGGATTAACATGTTCAATGAACATGAATTCCAG GTTCTCATATCTGGCTCTCTAGAAAGCTTGGACATCGATGACTTGCGCTCGAACACTAACTATTCTGGAGGATATCATCCG gacCATGAGCTTATTGATATATTCTGGGAGGTCCTAAAGAGCTTCAGTTCGCATAATCAGAAAAAGTTTCTCAA GTTCGTGACCGGATGTTCTCGTGGACCACTCCTTGGATTTCAGTACCTCGAACCAAAATTCTGCATTCAGAG GGCTGGTGTTCCTggcatggaggaggaggacgaagacCGCTTGCCTACATCGGCCACTTGCATGAACCTCCTGAAGCTCCCTCCTTATAGAAA CAAGACACAATTGGAAAGCAAATTGTTGTACGCGATAAATGCAGAAGCTGGTTTTGATCTAAGTTAA
- the LOC4337876 gene encoding E3 ubiquitin-protein ligase UPL6 isoform X1: MFFSGDPTARKRVDLGGRSSKERDRQVLLEQTREERRRRLGLRLQNSSATKIQKCFRGKRDLELARSEVRGNFCSTFGEHCQRVDWSSFGANSDFLRQFLFFFNAKKDSDIAILCQVCNLLLYYVKHGGDVLRLFGGTNYSSLEPLVIHRVKKLALICVQTVHQKRHDWGSQLLMPPESTPKPCGSLLETAACLINPKLAWNCKVVGYLQRKKIYCLFRGIIISIPQTARNLEHNNNTSALEQVLMLIASHIGDDPCCCPVVDPRWSFSSQLLSIPFLWHRLSHFKKVFSANGLSKYYIHQIACFLPSCADVLPNDISSNHPGYACVLANVLEAATWILSEPKFASETAADIIAVCTSLLDALPTITSPTGRADDDDDTPMDDVINGLDADLEKQITAAIDSRLLQHLVNALFRGTISTDYSYPTGPSDIEVEAVGSICAFLHVTFNTLPAERIMTGLAYRTEIVPALWNFIKRCNENQSWPQFSKFVSSPPADAVGWLLPVSVFCPIYKHMLKIIDNGEFYEQEKPLSLKDLKSLVLILKKALWELLWVIPSHASPAKKVLPNPSGFKKLSIENVKIGARIGLSELLAQLQDWNNRLPFTSSNDFYSQQATSENFVSQALLGNTRASEIIKLAPFLAPFTSRVKIFTSQLANSRQSTTSHSALTRHRFKIRRNRLLEDAFDQLSMLSEEDLKGPIRVVFVNEHGVEEAGIDGGGIFKDFMENITRAAFDVQYGLFKETADHLLYPNPGSGLVHEQHLQYFHFLGSLLGKAIYEGILVDLPFATFFLSKLKHKYNFLNDLPSLDPELYRHLLSLKHYDGDISQLELYFVIVNNEYGEQSEEELLPGGRDMRVTSENVITYIHLVANHRLNYQIRAQSTHFLRGFQQLIPNEWINMFNEHEFQVLISGSLESLDIDDLRSNTNYSGGYHPDHELIDIFWEVLKSFSSHNQKKFLKFVTGCSRGPLLGFQYLEPKFCIQRAGVPGMEEEDEDRLPTSATCMNLLKLPPYRNKTQLESKLLYAINAEAGFDLS; this comes from the exons ATGTTCTTCTCCGGTGACCCGACGGCGAGGAAGCGGGTGGACCTCGGCGGGCGGAGCAGCAAGGAGCGGGACCGGCAGGTGCTGCTCGAGCAGacgcgggaggagcggcggcggcggctgggcctGCGCCTGCAGAACAGCTCCGCCACGAAGATCCAG AAATGCTTCAGAGGGAAGAGAGATTTGGAATTGGCACGTTCGGAAGTTCGAGGGAACTTTTGCTCTACTTTTGGGGAGCACTGCCAGAGGGTTGATTG GAGCAGTTTCGGTGCTAATTCTGATTTCCTTCGTCAATTCCTGTTCTTCTTCAATGCAAAGAAAGACAGTGATATTGCTATACTCTGTCAAGTCTGCAATTTGCTGTTATATTATGTCAAACATGGTG GAGATGTTCTAAGACTCTTTGGTGGTACAAATTACTCCTCACTGGAACCTCTTGTGATTCACAGGGTTAAAAAACTTGCACTCATTTGTGTGCAAACTGTACATCAGAAAAG GCATGATTGGGGCAGTCAGCTTTTGATGCCGCCAGAAAGCACACCAAAGCCTTGTGGTTCATTACTCGAAACTGCCGCTTGCTTGATAAATCCTAAGCTTGCATGGAACTGCAAGGTAGTTGGGTATCTTCAGCGGAAGAAGATCTATTGCTTATTTAGGGGGATTATTATATCCATACCG CAAACTGCAAGAAATTTGGAGCATAATAACAATACATCTGCTCTGGAGCAAGTTCTTATGCTTATTGCTTCACATATTGGCGATGATCCGTGTTGTTGTCCAGTAGTGGATCCAAGATGGAGTTTCTCCTCTCAGCTTCTATCGATTCCTTTCCTCTGGCATCGTTTATCACACTTCAAGAAG GTTTTCTCAGCTAATGGACTCAGCAAATATTATATCCATCAGATAGCTTGCTTTTTGCCTAGCTGCGCTGATGTTCTTCCAAATGATATATCATCTAATCATCCAGGTTATGCATGTGTTCTTGCAAATGTTCTTGAAGCTGCAACCTGGATTTTGTCCGAGCCAAAGTTTGCTTCTGAAACA GCGGCTGACATCATTGCAGTCTGTACATCACTGCTGGACGCGTTGCCAACCATTACATCACCTACCGGAA GGGCagatgacgacgatgacacACCCATGGATGATGTCATTAATGGTCTTGATGCTGATTTGGAAAAACAAATTACTGCAGCAATTGATTCAAGGTTGCTTCAACATTTG GTGAATGCTCTGTTCAGAGGCACAATTAGTACAGACTATTCTTATCCAACTGGACCGTCAGATATTGAGGTGGAAGCTGTAGGATCTATATGTGCTTTTCTTCATGTCACATTCAACACATTGCCTGCAGAGCGGATTATGACTGGCCTGGCCTACCGGACTGAAATAGTTCCTGCACTATGGAACTTCATAAAGCGATGTAATGAGAACCAAAGCTGGCCACAATTTTCCAAGTTTGTCTCTTCTCCGCCTGCAGATGCCGTGGGTTGGCTCCTACCTGTATCTGTATTCTGTCCCATATACAA GCACATGTTGAAGATAATTGATAACGGGGAATTCTATGAACAAGAGAAACCTTTGTCACTTAAAGATTTGAAGTCCTTGGTTTTAATTCTAAAGAAG GCTTTATGGGAACTTCTATGGGTTATTCCTTCACATGCCTCTCCTGCTAAGAAAGTGCTACCCAACCCTTCTGGATTTAAGAAGTTGTCAATTGAGAATGTCAAGATTGGGGCAAGGATTGGGTTATCTGAACTACTTGCACAG TTGCAAGACTGGAATAACAGGCTCCCATTTACTTCTTCCAATGATTTCTATTCACAACAAGCAACTAGTGAAAATTTTGTCTCTCAG GCTCTTCTTGGCAATACTCGAGCATCTGAAATTATAAAGCTGGCTCCCTTTTTAGCACCTTTTACCAGCAGAGTTAAAATATTCACT TCACAATTGGCAAATTCTAGACAATCGACAACATCCCATTCTGCTTTGACAAGACACCGGTTCAAAATAAGAAGAAATCGACTTCTGGAAGACGCTTTTGATCAGCTAAGCATGCTTTCTGAAGAAGACCTTAAAGGACCA ATTCGAGTGGTGTTTGTTAATGAGCATGGTGTTGAAGAGGCTGGGATTGACGGAGGTGGAATTTTCAAGGATTTCATGGAAAATATCACTCGAGCCGCTTTTGATGTGCAGTACGGTTTATTCAAG GAGACAGCCGATCATCTTCTCTACCCAAATCCTGGATCTGGATTGGTCCATGAACAGCATCTGCAATACTTCCATTTTCTTGGCAGTCTCCTTGGGAAG GCAATCTATGAGGGCATACTTGTTGATCTGCCATTTGCAACATTCTTCTTGAGTAAACTAAAACACAA GTACAACTTCTTAAATGATCTGCCTTCATTGGATCCAGAATTGTATCGTCATCTTCTGTCTTTAAAG CATTATGATGGTGATATCTCGCAATTGGAGTTATACTTTGTTATTGTGAATAACGAATATGGTGAACAATCTGAAGAAGAACTGCTCCCAGGTGGGAGAGATATGCGTGTAACTAGTGAAAATGTTATTACTTATATCCATCTTGTCGCCAACCATCGGTTGAACTATCAG ATCCGCGCCCAAAGCACACATTTTTTGAGAGGCTTTCAACAACTAATACCGAATGAATGGATTAACATGTTCAATGAACATGAATTCCAG GTTCTCATATCTGGCTCTCTAGAAAGCTTGGACATCGATGACTTGCGCTCGAACACTAACTATTCTGGAGGATATCATCCG gacCATGAGCTTATTGATATATTCTGGGAGGTCCTAAAGAGCTTCAGTTCGCATAATCAGAAAAAGTTTCTCAA GTTCGTGACCGGATGTTCTCGTGGACCACTCCTTGGATTTCAGTACCTCGAACCAAAATTCTGCATTCAGAG GGCTGGTGTTCCTggcatggaggaggaggacgaagacCGCTTGCCTACATCGGCCACTTGCATGAACCTCCTGAAGCTCCCTCCTTATAGAAA CAAGACACAATTGGAAAGCAAATTGTTGTACGCGATAAATGCAGAAGCTGGTTTTGATCTAAGTTAA
- the LOC4337876 gene encoding E3 ubiquitin-protein ligase UPL6 isoform X3 — translation MFFSGDPTARKRVDLGGRSSKERDRQVLLEQTREERRRRLGLRLQNSSATKIQKCFRGKRDLELARSEVRGNFCSTFGEHCQRVDCFGANSDFLRQFLFFFNAKKDSDIAILCQVCNLLLYYVKHGGDVLRLFGGTNYSSLEPLVIHRVKKLALICVQTVHQKRHDWGSQLLMPPESTPKPCGSLLETAACLINPKLAWNCKVVGYLQRKKIYCLFRGIIISIPQTARNLEHNNNTSALEQVLMLIASHIGDDPCCCPVVDPRWSFSSQLLSIPFLWHRLSHFKKVFSANGLSKYYIHQIACFLPSCADVLPNDISSNHPGYACVLANVLEAATWILSEPKFASETAADIIAVCTSLLDALPTITSPTGRADDDDDTPMDDVINGLDADLEKQITAAIDSRLLQHLVNALFRGTISTDYSYPTGPSDIEVEAVGSICAFLHVTFNTLPAERIMTGLAYRTEIVPALWNFIKRCNENQSWPQFSKFVSSPPADAVGWLLPVSVFCPIYKHMLKIIDNGEFYEQEKPLSLKDLKSLVLILKKALWELLWVIPSHASPAKKVLPNPSGFKKLSIENVKIGARIGLSELLAQLQDWNNRLPFTSSNDFYSQQATSENFVSQALLGNTRASEIIKLAPFLAPFTSRVKIFTSQLANSRQSTTSHSALTRHRFKIRRNRLLEDAFDQLSMLSEEDLKGPIRVVFVNEHGVEEAGIDGGGIFKDFMENITRAAFDVQYGLFKETADHLLYPNPGSGLVHEQHLQYFHFLGSLLGKAIYEGILVDLPFATFFLSKLKHKYNFLNDLPSLDPELYRHLLSLKHYDGDISQLELYFVIVNNEYGEQSEEELLPGGRDMRVTSENVITYIHLVANHRLNYQIRAQSTHFLRGFQQLIPNEWINMFNEHEFQVLISGSLESLDIDDLRSNTNYSGGYHPDHELIDIFWEVLKSFSSHNQKKFLKFVTGCSRGPLLGFQYLEPKFCIQRAGVPGMEEEDEDRLPTSATCMNLLKLPPYRNKTQLESKLLYAINAEAGFDLS, via the exons ATGTTCTTCTCCGGTGACCCGACGGCGAGGAAGCGGGTGGACCTCGGCGGGCGGAGCAGCAAGGAGCGGGACCGGCAGGTGCTGCTCGAGCAGacgcgggaggagcggcggcggcggctgggcctGCGCCTGCAGAACAGCTCCGCCACGAAGATCCAG AAATGCTTCAGAGGGAAGAGAGATTTGGAATTGGCACGTTCGGAAGTTCGAGGGAACTTTTGCTCTACTTTTGGGGAGCACTGCCAGAGGGTTGATTG TTTCGGTGCTAATTCTGATTTCCTTCGTCAATTCCTGTTCTTCTTCAATGCAAAGAAAGACAGTGATATTGCTATACTCTGTCAAGTCTGCAATTTGCTGTTATATTATGTCAAACATGGTG GAGATGTTCTAAGACTCTTTGGTGGTACAAATTACTCCTCACTGGAACCTCTTGTGATTCACAGGGTTAAAAAACTTGCACTCATTTGTGTGCAAACTGTACATCAGAAAAG GCATGATTGGGGCAGTCAGCTTTTGATGCCGCCAGAAAGCACACCAAAGCCTTGTGGTTCATTACTCGAAACTGCCGCTTGCTTGATAAATCCTAAGCTTGCATGGAACTGCAAGGTAGTTGGGTATCTTCAGCGGAAGAAGATCTATTGCTTATTTAGGGGGATTATTATATCCATACCG CAAACTGCAAGAAATTTGGAGCATAATAACAATACATCTGCTCTGGAGCAAGTTCTTATGCTTATTGCTTCACATATTGGCGATGATCCGTGTTGTTGTCCAGTAGTGGATCCAAGATGGAGTTTCTCCTCTCAGCTTCTATCGATTCCTTTCCTCTGGCATCGTTTATCACACTTCAAGAAG GTTTTCTCAGCTAATGGACTCAGCAAATATTATATCCATCAGATAGCTTGCTTTTTGCCTAGCTGCGCTGATGTTCTTCCAAATGATATATCATCTAATCATCCAGGTTATGCATGTGTTCTTGCAAATGTTCTTGAAGCTGCAACCTGGATTTTGTCCGAGCCAAAGTTTGCTTCTGAAACA GCGGCTGACATCATTGCAGTCTGTACATCACTGCTGGACGCGTTGCCAACCATTACATCACCTACCGGAA GGGCagatgacgacgatgacacACCCATGGATGATGTCATTAATGGTCTTGATGCTGATTTGGAAAAACAAATTACTGCAGCAATTGATTCAAGGTTGCTTCAACATTTG GTGAATGCTCTGTTCAGAGGCACAATTAGTACAGACTATTCTTATCCAACTGGACCGTCAGATATTGAGGTGGAAGCTGTAGGATCTATATGTGCTTTTCTTCATGTCACATTCAACACATTGCCTGCAGAGCGGATTATGACTGGCCTGGCCTACCGGACTGAAATAGTTCCTGCACTATGGAACTTCATAAAGCGATGTAATGAGAACCAAAGCTGGCCACAATTTTCCAAGTTTGTCTCTTCTCCGCCTGCAGATGCCGTGGGTTGGCTCCTACCTGTATCTGTATTCTGTCCCATATACAA GCACATGTTGAAGATAATTGATAACGGGGAATTCTATGAACAAGAGAAACCTTTGTCACTTAAAGATTTGAAGTCCTTGGTTTTAATTCTAAAGAAG GCTTTATGGGAACTTCTATGGGTTATTCCTTCACATGCCTCTCCTGCTAAGAAAGTGCTACCCAACCCTTCTGGATTTAAGAAGTTGTCAATTGAGAATGTCAAGATTGGGGCAAGGATTGGGTTATCTGAACTACTTGCACAG TTGCAAGACTGGAATAACAGGCTCCCATTTACTTCTTCCAATGATTTCTATTCACAACAAGCAACTAGTGAAAATTTTGTCTCTCAG GCTCTTCTTGGCAATACTCGAGCATCTGAAATTATAAAGCTGGCTCCCTTTTTAGCACCTTTTACCAGCAGAGTTAAAATATTCACT TCACAATTGGCAAATTCTAGACAATCGACAACATCCCATTCTGCTTTGACAAGACACCGGTTCAAAATAAGAAGAAATCGACTTCTGGAAGACGCTTTTGATCAGCTAAGCATGCTTTCTGAAGAAGACCTTAAAGGACCA ATTCGAGTGGTGTTTGTTAATGAGCATGGTGTTGAAGAGGCTGGGATTGACGGAGGTGGAATTTTCAAGGATTTCATGGAAAATATCACTCGAGCCGCTTTTGATGTGCAGTACGGTTTATTCAAG GAGACAGCCGATCATCTTCTCTACCCAAATCCTGGATCTGGATTGGTCCATGAACAGCATCTGCAATACTTCCATTTTCTTGGCAGTCTCCTTGGGAAG GCAATCTATGAGGGCATACTTGTTGATCTGCCATTTGCAACATTCTTCTTGAGTAAACTAAAACACAA GTACAACTTCTTAAATGATCTGCCTTCATTGGATCCAGAATTGTATCGTCATCTTCTGTCTTTAAAG CATTATGATGGTGATATCTCGCAATTGGAGTTATACTTTGTTATTGTGAATAACGAATATGGTGAACAATCTGAAGAAGAACTGCTCCCAGGTGGGAGAGATATGCGTGTAACTAGTGAAAATGTTATTACTTATATCCATCTTGTCGCCAACCATCGGTTGAACTATCAG ATCCGCGCCCAAAGCACACATTTTTTGAGAGGCTTTCAACAACTAATACCGAATGAATGGATTAACATGTTCAATGAACATGAATTCCAG GTTCTCATATCTGGCTCTCTAGAAAGCTTGGACATCGATGACTTGCGCTCGAACACTAACTATTCTGGAGGATATCATCCG gacCATGAGCTTATTGATATATTCTGGGAGGTCCTAAAGAGCTTCAGTTCGCATAATCAGAAAAAGTTTCTCAA GTTCGTGACCGGATGTTCTCGTGGACCACTCCTTGGATTTCAGTACCTCGAACCAAAATTCTGCATTCAGAG GGCTGGTGTTCCTggcatggaggaggaggacgaagacCGCTTGCCTACATCGGCCACTTGCATGAACCTCCTGAAGCTCCCTCCTTATAGAAA CAAGACACAATTGGAAAGCAAATTGTTGTACGCGATAAATGCAGAAGCTGGTTTTGATCTAAGTTAA